The genomic region GGAACTGGCACTGAGCGACGGCGGGCTCGGCGAAGCGCTGGGTGAGGCGTTAGGGGAGGCGCTGGGCGAGGCGCTGGCGCAGGGCTTCGGCGAGGTCGTGGGGGAGGCGCTGGCGGCCAGCGGCAGCTCGGCGGGCGCGCTGACGCCGGCCGGGCCCGCGCCGCTGCGCGACCTGCAGCTGTTCGGCGACTGCGAGCTGGCCGTGCTGGCCGCCTCGCGCGAGGAGTACGACGCGCACGCCAAGCTCGTCCGCGCCGAGTACTCCAAGCTCACCAACCAGAACTACGTCGAGTTGAGGATCAAGGTATCATCAGGAATGAGTACTCGATCTAACCACTAGGCTTTAATATCAAAGGAAAGACAGGCCAAATTATGAGTCTTTGAGAGTTTCAAGTGAAGTTTTTAAAGTAACCCACTTGTTCCAGGTGCTGAACCAATTCGCCAAGATACCAAAGCTGTATCACACGCCCGAGTTCGAGTGCTTCGAGTCGGCGGCGCGCGAGAACATTGAGCGTGAGATCGGCACGCTGCGGGAACATTTGCTCACCGGGAGAAAAGACTAGTGTTACGCCTACCAGGAATTTGACTTTCCTGAACAAGCCGATGATGAAGACAGCGCTGATGATGATACCAATTAAACGGTTACTtgcttaaatttattatattacctgACCGCGTATTTGCACTACCTTATAACACCAAGAGTTCGGAACGCTTTCCAAATATTTGTTCCAAGCCTCACAATTTGGTAACGCATAGCGTAGAAACTGCCAAGCAAATTTGAGTAAATGCGTGGCAAAGTAAACAATTTACAAggtaatctaataaataattgagtatacCTAATAGGTACACATCAGATCTGGCATCACTTGTTCGTGAACGTCATTTTCCTGGCAAGTCCAGAAGGCGCTTGAATTTATCCTGTGTTATGCTTACACCCGCACGTATCATGCTTACGTCACGTACATGACACATGAGAGGTTCTCTCGTCTGTAAGACTTGCATATTACAATCACTGATTGTAATCACACAAAGGACACTTCCATTTTAGCGTTATTAGAGTGTTTATTAAACAGATGTAATTTTAAAGTGAGCCTCGAAAAGGCTAAGCTAGATTAGATGGTTTCATTGAATGTATACTAAATTAAGGATGTACTTGAAATGTAACTGTAACGTATGCCGATGTAATTATAGTTAGTTTGTATGGACGCCTTACTAATAACTAAAGCATAAATCTGAAATATTGCATGCATTCCATAGTCTACTAAACCTTGAAATACTGCGTACAGTTAtttaatatacagggtgtaaggaacaccgtaccaccaaagtcgcataatgactttaaaataacgtgttaattaatattaaagaagtcgctaccgtcggagattaatatttatagatttagtcatttttgagcacgcaatgaattggttaccgcgcgatccttacgctcagcgtacgtacttacacgaactgcaatgtggtaggagggcgacactcggcgacacgatcgaaacattcgaaacgcgcgcgcattttataaaaatgttgtgatgtaacgaaaaacaatcacaaaaaaataccaatcaatttacactattctgacttcaatctgtgtcttgtgtattattaaatcaaacctactcttaccttaatctcgctcacttctaaccagataaggttcgcaaatttcgaaatgtccgccatctacgtgcacacaaattttggcgcggcgaaaaatctgctgctgaacccggggcaaaaagtaccgcgtccagtaaatgttcatcgcgagacttgcattgccacgtgcttcgccataacacattagcatgttgccattttcccgggcggtaaaataacctatcgagctactaggatcgtaatttaaataatacacacacaacaaacgcacttatatcacttaacacaataaaattgtctgcctacacgataattagtccgcgaattacccgattgcacatgcacattcgattagcgtaaggaacaaactgagtaaaaataggtactattttgaaaaaagccgaactttcggttttacctttgagtagtgttggacctaggtacctatgattctttatcgataaattacatgaggtcgaagtgaatatcgtaaaattattcttgacaataaagtacttaacttaaacctttaaaattgataaatcacaaaatgtacttttgtgtaagaacataattattaaatgatgtaacggtttactcacgcgtatttatcggggtagcccgacaaCTGACgacgttcgactcgcgatcccgccgcgtctgctcatgattaaggactccggttgggtccgaaactagtcgggctaccccgataaatacgcgtgagtaaaccgttacatcatttaataatgaatcagtctcacgatagttattataaagaacataattgttttatgtgactggaataattattcagcagttcgtaggaaaaaaaatgataaaaatttttaggcaggaatttcattagtagatgatggatattagtaacaaaacagagtttaattttagaaaaaataaattattgtttataacaacatgttttagaactacagaattctaaacaataacaaactgttaataataaaaggttttaataaatttcgtaggacgataagttgataaacgctgagaaggtgattttctattttataacatggaacccgtgtaacaaaaatcgatgtactattttatccagtgtcacaggtacgtcactcgccgataccgctgtaggtgtcggcgacgcgctggcggtgtcgacaaaggcggctagcggtgcctacaaagcgcgcggctttttttaaaggaatagtaggcaggattacgaataatgcgtgcgagtgcgcgcgcaatagttgcgctatctcttacgcttgtcgctcatgagtattggttcggttttgacgtcactttcggttagatttgcaagagagcgatgaccgacgagtacctttacgaatcagctgatcgggagcagtttttagtgtttcatttacattgcctttttttgtgaaaacggcttaataatgattttgtttatgaaaatattattgaaatacgtaggaaaaatgattttatgacacataaaattaaaaaaacgcgaaaaaaaactgcaattttcatgaaaagaccgatgaaaaattccaacgcagtggggtctggaatcatgtctagaactcaggtcccacggaaaagtcacggtgttccttacaccctgtatatcaTGAAAGGTTTGTCGTTATTGAAAAAACTGTGAAATAAAGccattagattaaaaaaagttgaatatCGTATAATACCTGATACTGTATGACTGaacatctttaattttattggtgtaacaaaacagttttgctaatgaaattaaaaaagtaagctTCTTGTCTTATCTGTTTATTGTTAAGTCTATGTAGCTTGACGTATGCTAGCTAGGGGTCAATATTTAGCAATGGCAACTGTAgttgacataatatatgtttatgtcAGAGAGGGATGACGCTTCATGATATTCATATGCAAGAAAGAGAAGTCTGTATTCGGCTGATTGATACTGCAATAGCTATGGTGCCcttgctaaattatttttaaatgtatatgcTGTGGATAGTAATTcaagtaattatttaacaaaaattgcGCTTATTTGCAAATAGTCAATCGCAATAGTTAGCTGGGTACTTTTGTGTCCCTGATAAGTTTCAACCATTAATGTTAAATTTACAATTGACatggtcataaaataaataattttaaataatgtcatttgtgtatttatatttcttaaactaAAAAACCCAACGTTTTCTAATTCATCCCTtcattccattcaaattttttaacagcagcttttaattaaattgactgACGTGAGTACGGACGTGAGAGTAGTTTCACTGCCATCTGCCGGAAAGATAAAGACTATGGCCTTGGCACCGCTGAGATAAGACTTCCTCATACGTCTCGATAACAGATCAACATTCGAATTTAGTCGATTTATGGCTTCttctttttaatctatttaatttgatattcagttctaaaaatatttatagattttttgttatatgtAATTTCGCATTAATTCATCactaataaagtttttattagtcggaaagtaaattttaatttgtgacaAGACATTGCAAACGCTTGAATAGTCTACTAACGCTGACTTAACTATTTAGTCGATTTCGGGAAACAGCTGATTAACTATCGGTTAGCATCTCTAAACCTCTTATGTTATACATTCGATAAAAACATGGCGTCATATACGCAGAATATGTGATTTTTTGTGCtctgataaaaattaaaattcttttgcaTTTGTAAAGTTAAAAGTTTCATGTAAAGTGTCAGAAGTGTGTTGTTAAAGGCTCATATTATCTTCCCTGTGACTGCTACAGCAGGTAAACAATAGAACGGCGAGGAAAAGGTTATTGAACGGCGATTATAGGCCAACCAACATGGAGGAAACTGGACTACGGCATCGAACGGTTTGTGAGTACAGTCGCTTTATTCGTACGGATGATGTTCACAGGCGTGTGCGATGTCGTGGCGAGGCCGTGACGAGAGGAACACGAGGTGGGGCGAGGACGAGCGCTGGGCCGAGCCCCGGCCGCGTACTCCCGTGTGGGAGCCGCGCCGGAGCGCCAGTCCCGAGCGCCGCGCCGAGCGCCACCACCACGATCGGTTCGACCGCGAGCGCGAGCGCTACGACCGCGATAGGGACGACGACCGCGATCGCCGCGACCGCTACCGCCGCGAGCGCTACGACCGGCCGCGGGACCGAGACCGCCGCCGCTCGCCCAAGCGCTACGACGAGCGCGACCGCGACGTGCCCGCGCCGCCCTCGCCGCCCAACATCAGCGACGCCGACCGCAAGCCCACTTCGCGCTCCAGCAGCCGCTCGGGCAGCCGCGACCGAATGGACTTAGACTACGACAACAAGTACGACGCCCGGGACAAGCACGATGACAATCAGACCATCAACGCCTCCCCAGGGGATTGGTTCTGCAAGTGCGGCCTCTACAACTTCAAGCGGCGCCAAGTGTGCTACAGGCGCAACTGCCAGGGCAAGAGGTCGGAAGGCATAGTCTATGGTGGCGACAATGAGAGAAACAGCTTGTCAGAAAATGCTGGCATAACAAAGCGCTTGTTATTCCGAAGACTAGACGCATTGACtactgaagaaaaaatattagagGCTATTAAAGAAAGATgctcaaaaacaattttagacTCCATAGCTGGCATCACCATTGGCAGAGAAACTTTGACTGGTGCATCAAAATGTTTAGCTTACATAAATTTTAACTCCATTGCTGATTCAACGGCTGCTCACTCTGAGTTAGCATCATTACAACCACCACTGGAAATCGATGGCAGAGAGGTTCTTATTAGTTTTTACAATGAACCAAAAAAAATTCAGAAGCCCCCTAGTACTGACTATTCTTCCTATTATGCTCAAATGTCTACTTATAATCCTCCTTCTCAGGCCATGTCCGAGGCAGACCGGGTGAATGCAGCTGCTGCTGTTGCACAGTCGGCTATATCTGCTGCTCATGCACGTCACATGGCCTGGACCCCTGTTAGTGTTCCAGCATTTGTGTCTTCCAATTCTCAGGCTACCCCTACTAGCAAGGCACCTATTGGTGATGGTAAAACAGTGTACCCTGCACCTGATGTTAGGACTTTTATGTATGATGAAACTTCTGGCTATTATTATGATCCCAGCACAGGTCTGTACTATGACGGCACCAGTCAATACTTTTTCAACAGTCAAACACACCAGTACTTATACTGGGATGTCCACACCTCTACCTATGTTGTCGCTACTCAAGCGCATCAGAATACTGAACAGCCAAAATTGCCAAACCCACCGACAGCCACCACAGAGAATACTATTGCCAAAGAGCCTgaagaaaaaaagaagagaGATAAAGAAGATAAAGTCAAAGTTGCGAAAAAAATAGCCAAAGACATGGAACGATGGGCACGTACATTAAAccaaaagaaagaaaatgcaAGAAGCAATATTGTTATGGAGCAGCCCTTGGATATGGGAGCGAGCAAAGGCTCTGCTGACATTGGCTTTTCTGTGTTAGGTTCTGGGCCATCCTTGACACATGTCAGGGAATTATCTCCACCACCTACCACTGGAGATGATTTCTTAATGAAGAGGGTGGCTGAGACGGAACATGCCTTTGACAGTGACGAGGGTATCATAGATTGGTCGAAACTGACTTGCCTCATCTGCAAACGACGCTTCCCATCCGCGGAGGTGTTGAACAAACACAAGTCCCTATCAGATTTGCATAAACAAAACTTGGCCGATTTTCGTAAAAAGAATGAACTTATTCCCCAAACGAATGGGTATAGAGACAGAGCAGCCGAGAGGCGGATGAAGTTTGGCGAAGACGAGCTGCCGGTGAGGAAGCGCTACGACCCCCCTGACGCCATGCCGCCACCCATCGCCCCGCACCCACCGCCTTCAGTCGTAGACACGATCGGAGGGAAAATGCTGCAGAAGATGGGTTGGTCAGAAGGCAGGGGCTTGGGAAAAGAAGAACAGGGTAGGATTGCACCCATAGAAGCAGAACAACGACCCAGCTTAGCTGGACTTGGTCAAAAAAGAGGCATTTATACACCAACCCCTGGGGAAACCTACAGAGATACTGTTAAAAAGCTCATGATTGCAAGATACAAAGAGGTAGTCGGCCAGGAGGAAGGAAAATAGGTGGGTACTCATTTTATTATCACTTACATTGTTACTAATACCTTTTTTTTCACAGATTGGATTTCAGGTCAGTTAAACCGAATCAAAAAGATTGAAAGTACAGATCATCTGCTAAGTGTTATCAAGTTAATTAGGTTGAATAGCATTCTTTTATATAAGACTGATTTAGAACTAGGCTGTTATGAACAATTGAGATCTTTAGTCCATGATCTAGACAAGATTGTGAAAGCctgaaatatgtgaaatatatGAACATAAGtgtaataataacttataaagTGTCACGACTTTCTCATTGTGAATCCATGAAGAACGCATGCGAAAAATGACTTTATGTTCCCGTAATAAAGTCCAAGGTTGTGGTAATCATTGGTAAACAACTATCCTGATTCTAATGGTTTGATTCTGATTTTACTACAATAGATGTTGGCGGTACAATGCTTCTTCTGAGGGTCGCCACTCAGAAATCTCGATGTCCATCCTGGTAAGTATTGATTCAGACTGAATCAGATTACATCTGCACCCTAATGCTATTGTATTCACAGCCTCACAGGTAAATGTATTATTGATGAAGCAAGCCGGAGAGTTGTTACATTCATTATGTTTCTGCCCTAGATGTGCAAAAGGTTTGGCTTCCCCGACAGAACTTCAGCTTTTGCAAATTTTGTTCCTTTGGCataatgttaacatttttagaattttatttttttagtttctgaAGTTGTAGTGTAGGCTTTTTATAAAAGGGTTATTTATGTGGACTTCGTCTGTCAATATgcagtataattaaaaacaatatttaggtCAAAGAcatagacataaaaaataattttgctataACGTGACTAGTCTTCTTGAAAGCAAAGCAAGTTATAGTTACTAGTTTTCTTTGTGAGGGTTATTACAGTTGAAGGTTTGACATTAATTAGTTTGTACATAAAGAAGACTTGTTTATCTATTTCTGCAACAATAACCAGTTACAGTCGACAATAAATTGCTAAGAATGTTAACGCCAATATCGTATAGGCATGTACAAGTCGAAGCAAGGAAGACAACTGGACATGTGGACAGAAATGTGATAGACTGAGACTGTAGTGATGTGTGTTGAGAAGAAACGGTGTGTAGACAAGCCACGGCCTGTTACTGATGAGTGTGACCATTTACCTTACAGAGTCTACATGCCTGATGCCGCTGCGCGTTGCCAAACATTGTTACAAAATCCCGTACTCGTATAGGTACTCGTACTAAGACAACCCTAGAACACATCGTGAGATTATATAACTTAAAGCAATTTACTGTAGTGAACAGCGTTCCAATCTAGCTCTTAGATATGTACTAGACATAGATGTTACTtcaataatactatttttaatatacatttttaatgattcAAAGTATCTGTTATTTCTTGGTGTTCGTAGATAGTCCAATTGTTAAGATTTAAagtacttctatactaatactatcTCAATTTTTATAAAGACAATGAAACAtgcattgcatttattttttgtttctaagaTTTTGTCGTTCATATAGTTATGTTAGGGGattggtaaaataattacatttatagattggaaattaaattaaatttgtaggAAATACTTATAGACGTTTAGGTTACTCAGttacataaattatgtaaaagtgtatttaattagtttcaataaaatataggtGTTGTAGAGTACTTCAGTAATGATCAACGAAAGAACGCattaatattagaattttattaactCAATACGAAATAGCTGTTTGCCTGGTccataaatatatgtttatttttcttatagaAACTAGAATTAAGAAATTTCCATATTTAGACATATTATgaattctatttaatattaattataggtatttaatatgttattgtttatcACTTTATTATAGACTTAAGACCATATAGAAACTCCATTTATTCCTAATACTTGTATTGTACTGTAACAGAGACTTCCAACACTGCTCCATACTCCAGTCTGTGACTATATTGTGTCAAGCCACATAGCTCCCCCTAGTTTACCCGAGAAGGCTGTTATCGACAATTATTTACAATCGTAATAAATAGTGTTTTCCGAGTCTTGTTTCCTATTTGCTGATTTTCAGTTAACAATCTCATTAATTATGGAACCGTGTACCAATTTTATGGTTGAGCGGCATAAGTTTGCTCGTGCATTCATTTGATGAAAAACTTGTAATGTGGGAGTAATCAATTACTTTACGCTTTGTTTGAGCTCCTTGTTATGTAAGCGTCATACTATGCAATTCATTAATGAGTGCGCATTGTGCATATTAAATACCTTTTGTGAACGAGTTTTCAAATGTTCGCGTACTTTCTGTAGAACAAACTAACAGAACGTAatgtaattgtattaaataaatgtgtcaATCATGTAGTAGGGTAACTACCGAACAGGCCGAGAGATAAAATGAGTAATTTTCAGGTTTCATAGATTGCTTAAGTTTTTATTGagcattgaaataaattgtgtaAAGTGAATTgtgttgtttaatttataattaaatgttgggAGGTAAATAAAAGGtaagttcaaataaaacagtgccttcataaaaaatcaaaacattctGTCGGGTATGGTGTCGCTAGCCTCTATTCTTAACTGCCCCTGTAGGTTGAGTATCCATAGGGAGTCAGCAGTAGGGGGATGTGGTAGTGCTCGCCATCTTTGGTGTTGAAAGCaatctgaaaaacaaaagaggaaatGATGTAAAACAACGTGAGTTGAGAGCACAAAGTCATTGCCGGGGTACACGCTGGGAATTggtaagtttcattcatttaGTAGCTGTATTACAAAAGTTAAGTTTAAAGATATGGTAATTGTTCagaaatgaacaaaaatgtcCCAACTACATTCAGTTAGAATTTCAATATTTCGCAAATggtaacgccatctagtgcGCGTTTTGAGAGATAGGTATTAGTAGTTATTTCTCTATTGATCGACAGAGGGCGCTGTTACTTTCGTATTATTGTGACCAGTAACCCTCCATATTATCATTACTTTGTGATTGGTAGGCAAACGCttgaataatacatttaaaagatTCAATTAATTTACGCTCTTGCTCAGCGCTCAAGATATTGTGCTAGATTGGGTCGACGACCTTTGACTGACACATCGGACGGTTATTAAATCTACATATTTACGTAAACAATAACTTAATTCAGATGAAACAGTTTAACAACCGGTTATGTAAAACATGGACGGCTACATAATGTTAAATAGGTTGttgattgttaaatattttttaattcataaattagattttcatatttttatgtaagcagCCAAGTTTTGTCCAAATTCCTATTTATTAAGACCTGATAAGGATTAGACCGACTGGTATATTATTTAACCAAAACTAAGCTAGACTGCCcgtttttattcgaaaataaaGTAGGCCGCaaaatgcataataaataaaagcgcACATACCTCTACGTATGGGTACAGCGTCTCCTTATCATGCATTTTGTAATAATCCCCGACTTTAAACAACAGTTTGTACGTTCCCTCTGGCATCGAATCTCTCGTGAATGGGAATTGTATCCTCCCGTCACTGTTTGTCATAGAGTTGTGCCACGACGTCCATGTGTTATccctttttttaaacaattcgaCGAAGACCGCCGACGCCGGCTTTCCCGTCGACGTATCTAATACGTGCGTCGATAAAACTGGCCGAGACATTGTTTACGCGCTCTCTCCACGACAGTTGGAACACAACTGTTTGTTTGTGCTCAccaaacaatatataaatactaagTAGGAAGCTAGCAAACCGCGATAAAGATGTTCTCTCAAcagttagttttaattatgtgtAACAGAGTTCAATTCTAATCGCGGTAGATAAGTTGTTATAGATAGTGTCGTATGCCTGTTGTAAAATGTTTAGATATCAATTTTGGCAGCAGTTTTATTGTATGTCTTATAATACTATATTTTCTGACTGATATCAATGACAATATGCAATATATCATACCCCTCGGATCGTATTTAGAGATTAATTAGCATGCGGGGGATTAGGTTTGCTGCCTAGTTGAGAAAAACCGACAGTTTATGAGCTGCATCATATATGCCTTTGATATCTACCAATTCAGTATAAGGAGTAAACCGTCGCTTCTTCTGGTTACTTGTACTATGTTTAAAAGGTaactgattaatttcgttgtacCTATGTGACAACACAGTCTATCGTTTCTCTCACAACGAGCTTAAGGGCCGTGTAGTAAACTACTTGGAACGAGGGTCAGCGTTTATAACCAGGGAACCTAAACCttgtttatgattatttatttatttactcaaaaaaaaaaacacaaatttgacaaaaaattgaAAAGATCGCCAGGTTGTAAAACAGTTTGGCGAGCAATTGTGGATCCTGGACGGATCAAAGACAGTATGAACTCTGAATgtattaatcaattaaattaattcttgagATTGCGAATTCGTAGTGTCACTGCGATTTTGacgattattaaattaaaacaaaagaggtaCCTACAAAACTAATGTGTTCCTGAAAGATATGTTAGGTATAGTTTTTTGCCGAATTCTGCCCGCATAACACTGGCGCGATAAGATACCTAATTCAATGATAAGTGAACCCGCAATGAGGTCAAGCCACCCACCGCAGGGGACCAATATCGAATGCGAGAGAGTATTCCATATCGACGTTGCCTaatagttgtttaaaaaaaatatgtaaaataaagacACCGTTATAAACGATTTATATTGGAGTGACTCGTATCGACTCGAACTGATCGTAAAGGTATtggataaaatgaaatcatacaATACCCTAGAACTAAAAGGTTTAATCAAGAACAGTGATGGTCTAGTCGATGGCGCCAGAGTTCATTTCCAGAGCATTTTTCCTGATGAAGTTCTTCTTGATGTAGACGTCGGGGTGCAGCACGTCCTTGCGCGAGGCCTGCTCCAGGATGCTCTCGGAGACCATGACGCTGGGCCCGGACTTGACCAGCTTCTCCTTGAGGCGGTCGGGCTCGTAGCCGAACATGTTGAGGCTGGGCTCGCCGTGCTTCATGTAGTCTATCCGCCACACGGGCGGGTCCGCGGGCTCCACCTTGAAGTTGATGCGCTTCCTGCCGCCCACGTTCATGTCGGGCACCTCCACGGACATCGACAGCTTTTCTTCCGAATAGTCGCCGAAATCCTTCCTGCCCTTCATCTTGTCTTTGTACTTTATCTTGTGAGGGTAAAACTTTCTGATCTTCTTGCGGCCGTTGTACAGTGTTGTTCTGGAGCTTTCTTTCTTtccttttccttttttcttgGTCTCGCCGTCCTGTGTTTGCTCCAGGTTAATCTTCGCGAGCCGTTTCTTGTGTTTTCTGACTCTGGATTTTTCTGGCTTTGTTTTGGTGTAGTACCCGGTGTCGCTAACCTGAAGAAAATTTGACAGATCTTCGCTGTTTATGGTGGGGAATAAAGTTAGATGGTATCCTGGCATGGGCGTGGTTTTCTCCATGGATAACTTCTTGTACTTGAGCTGTTGAATGGACCTCTCGATGAGTTTCCTGAGCGTTTCGTCTTCCACTATCATGTCACAGGGAATGGAGGGGAAGTTCTTGCACAAGACGTTCTGCATGAGGGTGAGCACGTTCTTGGGCTGCGGCTGCGAGGGCGGCTGCTCGGGCCGCGGCGCGTTGGACGCCATTGTGTTGTCCTTCTGGAAGTCTGACACCATCTTGGAGATGAGCGCGTCGTTTCTGATCATCATCGAGTGCGACCGGCTCAAGCAGAGAGTAAGGAACAAGAGCTCGAAGAACAGGCGTGACATTGTGATGAATCTGGAAGCAGAAGACTGGTTAGTATCACTCTTGTTGTTCATAAAACTATGATGAATGGTATGCACACTTCCAAATGAAGAGAATCCCGAATTAACTTtctgttttgtatattatagTGAGGTCTTAGTACTTAAGTGTTTATGTGACTGTGCCGTAACTGTAAGCTGGTACTTACATAGGTGTTACTGAACCTCATGCATATTGTAAGCTGTGTTTATGGTTTTTAGCTCTCTCTGATGACTACGA from Trichoplusia ni isolate ovarian cell line Hi5 chromosome 12, tn1, whole genome shotgun sequence harbors:
- the LOC113499213 gene encoding uncharacterized protein LOC113499213 encodes the protein MSRLFFELLFLTLCLSRSHSMMIRNDALISKMVSDFQKDNTMASNAPRPEQPPSQPQPKNVLTLMQNVLCKNFPSIPCDMIVEDETLRKLIERSIQQLKYKKLSMEKTTPMPGYHLTLFPTINSEDLSNFLQVSDTGYYTKTKPEKSRVRKHKKRLAKINLEQTQDGETKKKGKGKKESSRTTLYNGRKKIRKFYPHKIKYKDKMKGRKDFGDYSEEKLSMSVEVPDMNVGGRKRINFKVEPADPPVWRIDYMKHGEPSLNMFGYEPDRLKEKLVKSGPSVMVSESILEQASRKDVLHPDVYIKKNFIRKNALEMNSGAID
- the LOC113499214 gene encoding uncharacterized protein LOC113499214 — encoded protein: MSRPVLSTHVLDTSTGKPASAVFVELFKKRDNTWTSWHNSMTNSDGRIQFPFTRDSMPEGTYKLLFKVGDYYKMHDKETLYPYVEIAFNTKDGEHYHIPLLLTPYGYSTYRGS
- the LOC113499212 gene encoding RNA-binding protein 5-like; its protein translation is MSWRGRDERNTRWGEDERWAEPRPRTPVWEPRRSASPERRAERHHHDRFDRERERYDRDRDDDRDRRDRYRRERYDRPRDRDRRRSPKRYDERDRDVPAPPSPPNISDADRKPTSRSSSRSGSRDRMDLDYDNKYDARDKHDDNQTINASPGDWFCKCGLYNFKRRQVCYRRNCQGKRSEGIVYGGDNERNSLSENAGITKRLLFRRLDALTTEEKILEAIKERCSKTILDSIAGITIGRETLTGASKCLAYINFNSIADSTAAHSELASLQPPLEIDGREVLISFYNEPKKIQKPPSTDYSSYYAQMSTYNPPSQAMSEADRVNAAAAVAQSAISAAHARHMAWTPVSVPAFVSSNSQATPTSKAPIGDGKTVYPAPDVRTFMYDETSGYYYDPSTGLYYDGTSQYFFNSQTHQYLYWDVHTSTYVVATQAHQNTEQPKLPNPPTATTENTIAKEPEEKKKRDKEDKVKVAKKIAKDMERWARTLNQKKENARSNIVMEQPLDMGASKGSADIGFSVLGSGPSLTHVRELSPPPTTGDDFLMKRVAETEHAFDSDEGIIDWSKLTCLICKRRFPSAEVLNKHKSLSDLHKQNLADFRKKNELIPQTNGYRDRAAERRMKFGEDELPVRKRYDPPDAMPPPIAPHPPPSVVDTIGGKMLQKMGWSEGRGLGKEEQGRIAPIEAEQRPSLAGLGQKRGIYTPTPGETYRDTVKKLMIARYKEVVGQEEGK